From Diceros bicornis minor isolate mBicDic1 chromosome 17, mDicBic1.mat.cur, whole genome shotgun sequence, the proteins below share one genomic window:
- the KRT18 gene encoding keratin, type I cytoskeletal 18: MSFTARSTFSSNYRSLGPVQTPSHRVRPVSSAASVYAGAGGSGSRISVSRSSSFRGTWGSGGLAAGMAGGLAGIGGIQGEKETMQDLNDRLASYLEKVRSLETENRRLESKIREHLEKKGPQVRDWGHYLKTIEELKAQIFANSVDNARIVLQIDNARLAADDFRVKYETELAMRQSVESDIHGLRKVIDDTNVTRLQLETEIEALKEELLFMKKNHEEEVKGLQNQIANSGLTVELDAPKSQDLSKIMADIRAQYDQLAQKNREELDKYWSQQIEESTTVVTSQTAEIGAAETTLMELRRTAQSLEIDLDSMRNLKASLENNLREVEARYALQMEQLNGVLLHLESELAQTRAEGQRQTQEYEALLNIKVKLEAEIATYRRLLEDGEDFSLSDALDSSSSVQTIQKTTTRRIVDGKVVSETNDTKVLRR, translated from the exons ATGAGCTTCACCGCCCGCTCCACCTTCTCCTCCAACTACCGGTCCCTGGGCCCCGTGCAGACGCCCAGCCACCGGGTCCGGCCGGTCAGCAGCGCGGCCAGCGTCTATGCAGGCGCCGGGGGCTCGGGCTCCCGGATCTCCGTGTCCCGCTCCTCCAGCTTCCGGGGCACCTGGGGGTCCGGGGGCCTGGCTGCCGGGATGGCCGGGGGTCTGGCGGGCATAGGGGGCATCCAGGGTGAGAAGGAGACCATGCAAGACCTGAATGACCGCCTGGCCTCCTACCTGGAGAAGGTGAGGAGCCTGGAGACAGAAAATCGCAGACTGGAGAGTAAGATCCGGGAACACCTGGAGAAGAAGGGACCCCAGGTCAGAGACTGGGGGCATTACCTCAAGACCATCGAGGAGCTGAAGGCTCAG ATCTTTGCAAATTCTGTGGACAATGCCCGCATCGTTCTGCAGATTGACAATGCCCGGCTTGCTGCTGATGACTTCAGAGTCAA GTATGAGACGGAGCTGGCCATGCGCCAGTCTGTGGAGAGTGACATCCATGGGCTCCGCAAGGTCATTGATGACACCAATGTCACTCGGCTGCAGCTGGAGACGGAGATCGAGGCTCTCAAGGAGGAGCTGCTCTTCATGAAGAAGAACCACGAGGAG GAAGTAAAGGGTCTACAGAACCAGATTGCCAACTCTGGGTTGACCGTGGAGTTGGATGCCCCCAAATCTCAGGACCTCAGCAAGATCATGGCAGACATCCGGGCCCAGTATGACCAGCTGGCTCAGAAGAACCGAGAGGAGCTGGACAAGTACTGGTCCCAGCAG ATCGAGGAGAGCACCACAGTGGTCACCTCGCAGACCGCTGAGATAGGAGCTGCTGAGACAACACTCATGGAACTGAGACGGACGGCCCAGTCCCTGGAGATCGACCTGGACTCGATGAGAAATCTG AAGGCCAGCTTGGAGAACAACCTGAGGGAGGTGGAGGCCCGCTACGCCTTGCAGATGGAGCAGCTCAATGGGGTCCTGCTGCACCTGGAGTCCGAGCTGGCCCAGACCCGGGCAGAGGGGCAACGCCAGACCCAAGAGTATGAAGCCCTGCTGAACATCAAGGTCAAGCTGGAGGCTGAGATCGCCACCTACCGCCGCCTGCTGGAAGACGGGGAGGACTTCAG TCTTAGTGACGCCCTGGACAGCAGCAGCTCCGTACAAACCATCCAGAAGACCACCACCCGCAGGATTGTGGACGGCAAAGTGGTGTCTGAGACCAACGACACCAAAGTCCTGAGGCGTtga